One part of the Tenacibaculum sp. 190130A14a genome encodes these proteins:
- the nadE gene encoding NAD(+) synthase: MNTPKVVEHIVKWLKDYAENAKVNGFVVGVSGGIDSAVTSTLCAKTGLPTLCVELPIHQAESQVNRANEHIKQLKERFSNVEEVEVNLTSTFEDFKVVVPNVESSPKVDLALANTRARLRMTTLYYFAGLKGLLVAGTGNKVEDFGVGFFTKYGDGGVDLSPIADLVKSEVYDIAKYLEVPQSIQQAQPTDGLFGDSRTDEDQIGASYDELEWAMQMQDQGKTTKDFEGRKLEVYKIYTRLNRINQHKMIPIPVCEIPKELK, translated from the coding sequence ATGAATACACCAAAAGTAGTAGAACATATTGTAAAATGGTTAAAAGACTATGCTGAAAACGCAAAAGTCAATGGATTTGTAGTTGGTGTTTCTGGAGGAATAGACTCAGCCGTTACCTCAACCCTTTGTGCTAAAACAGGATTACCAACCTTATGTGTTGAATTACCAATTCATCAAGCAGAAAGTCAAGTTAATAGAGCTAATGAACATATTAAACAATTAAAAGAACGTTTTAGTAATGTAGAGGAAGTTGAAGTAAACTTAACTAGTACATTTGAAGATTTTAAGGTGGTAGTACCTAATGTAGAATCATCACCTAAAGTAGACTTAGCTTTAGCCAATACTCGTGCTCGCTTACGCATGACAACATTATACTATTTTGCTGGCTTAAAAGGTTTGTTAGTAGCAGGAACAGGTAATAAAGTAGAAGATTTTGGCGTAGGGTTTTTTACTAAATATGGTGATGGTGGTGTAGATTTAAGTCCTATTGCAGATTTGGTAAAATCTGAAGTATATGACATTGCTAAATATTTAGAAGTTCCTCAATCCATTCAACAAGCGCAACCAACAGATGGTTTGTTTGGTGATAGCAGAACGGATGAAGATCAAATAGGCGCTTCTTACGATGAATTAGAGTGGGCAATGCAAATGCAAGACCAAGGTAAAACTACCAAAGATTTTGAAGGTCGTAAACTAGAAGTATATAAAATATACACCCGTTTAAACCGAATAAATCAACATAAAATGATTCCTATACCTGTATGTGAAATACCTAAAGAGTTAAAGTAA
- the gldB gene encoding gliding motility lipoprotein GldB translates to MRKILWSFLLLTLLVSCKEEDKKKVDVSNIAVETKVARFEVDFYNASEKTLPELKSKYPLFFPHDVDSVWVNKIKNADEQELFKETQKIYRDISSLEKQLNILFRHIKYYNPNFKEPVVITTLSNIDYNNRVIYIGDYLTISLDVYLGKEHEFYGDYPLYVKTNNTKEHIIVDVANAIIEKQIKPNSKRTFIEKMIAEGKKMYVLDMYLPNESDREKIGYAENKYHWILENEEGVWRYFIEKDLLYSTDSKLNKRFLDIAPFSKFYLESDSETPGRVGVWMGWQIVRAFMKNNDVSLHELMQLNAEEIFKKSKYKPRK, encoded by the coding sequence ATGCGAAAAATTTTGTGGAGTTTTTTACTCCTTACACTACTTGTTTCATGCAAAGAAGAAGATAAAAAGAAGGTAGATGTTTCAAATATAGCAGTAGAAACAAAGGTGGCTAGATTTGAAGTAGATTTTTATAATGCTTCAGAAAAAACACTTCCTGAGTTAAAAAGTAAATACCCTTTGTTTTTTCCTCATGATGTTGATAGTGTTTGGGTGAACAAGATTAAAAATGCGGATGAGCAAGAGTTGTTTAAAGAAACTCAAAAGATCTATAGAGATATTTCTTCTTTAGAGAAACAGTTAAATATATTATTTAGACATATAAAGTATTACAATCCTAACTTTAAAGAGCCCGTTGTAATTACTACATTATCTAATATAGATTATAATAATAGAGTAATTTATATAGGTGATTATTTGACAATTTCTTTAGATGTGTATTTAGGAAAGGAACATGAGTTTTATGGTGATTATCCGTTGTATGTTAAAACTAACAATACTAAAGAGCATATTATTGTAGACGTTGCTAATGCAATTATTGAAAAGCAAATCAAACCGAATTCAAAAAGAACATTCATTGAAAAAATGATTGCTGAAGGGAAGAAAATGTACGTGCTAGATATGTATTTACCTAATGAAAGTGATCGTGAAAAAATAGGGTATGCAGAGAATAAATATCATTGGATTTTGGAAAATGAAGAAGGTGTTTGGCGTTATTTTATTGAGAAAGATTTATTGTACAGTACCGATTCTAAATTGAATAAACGTTTTTTAGATATAGCCCCATTTTCTAAGTTTTATTTAGAAAGTGATAGTGAAACACCTGGTAGGGTAGGTGTGTGGATGGGATGGCAAATTGTACGTGCTTTTATGAAGAATAATGATGTATCTTTGCATGAATTAATGCAGTTGAATGCAGAAGAAATTTTTAAAAAATCTAAATATAAACCAAGAAAGTAA
- a CDS encoding DUF1684 domain-containing protein, with protein sequence MKKVAILFLLVFGLACNSAQKRKPKGETDFQKEMNAKFKDATTSPLTKKGLRKFKGLDFFPVNTKFKVKAKLVKTPDSPILNFPTTTERIVMYKKYGTVSFIIDGVTYELAIYKDEFPEKGYENHLFLPFLDKTNGETSYAGGRFIDVLTTDEKEGVLEIDFNHAYNPYCAYSDRYSCPITPRDNYLDIEIEAGVMAYKK encoded by the coding sequence ATGAAAAAAGTAGCAATTTTATTTTTATTAGTTTTTGGTTTAGCATGTAATAGTGCCCAGAAAAGAAAGCCAAAAGGAGAAACCGATTTTCAAAAGGAAATGAATGCTAAATTTAAAGATGCTACCACCTCTCCTTTAACCAAAAAAGGATTAAGAAAGTTTAAAGGATTAGATTTTTTTCCTGTTAATACTAAATTTAAAGTAAAAGCCAAACTTGTAAAAACTCCAGATAGTCCCATTTTAAATTTTCCTACAACTACCGAAAGGATAGTTATGTATAAAAAGTATGGTACAGTTAGTTTTATAATTGATGGTGTTACATATGAATTGGCTATCTATAAAGATGAGTTCCCAGAAAAAGGGTATGAAAATCATTTGTTTCTTCCTTTTTTGGATAAGACTAATGGGGAAACATCATATGCAGGAGGAAGGTTTATTGATGTGTTAACCACCGATGAAAAGGAAGGAGTGTTAGAAATAGATTTTAACCATGCTTACAATCCGTATTGCGCATATAGTGATCGCTATTCTTGTCCAATTACACCAAGAGATAATTATTTAGATATAGAGATAGAAGCTGGAGTAATGGCTTATAAAAAATAG
- the gldC gene encoding gliding motility protein GldC codes for MAIVHESEIKFKVGLDENRVPETISWDAEDGGIADAASKAIMLSVWDHKQKDTLRMDLWTKDMPVDEMKQFFHQTLVSMANTFERATDDQKMSATMRDFCDYFAEKLELVKK; via the coding sequence ATGGCAATTGTACATGAGTCTGAAATAAAATTTAAAGTAGGATTAGACGAAAATAGAGTACCAGAAACAATTTCATGGGATGCTGAAGATGGAGGGATAGCAGATGCTGCTTCTAAAGCAATTATGTTATCTGTGTGGGATCACAAACAAAAGGATACATTACGTATGGATTTGTGGACTAAAGACATGCCAGTTGATGAAATGAAGCAATTTTTTCATCAAACATTAGTCTCTATGGCAAATACTTTTGAAAGAGCTACAGATGATCAAAAAATGAGCGCTACCATGCGTGATTTTTGTGATTATTTTGCTGAAAAACTAGAGCTTGTAAAGAAGTAA
- the crcB gene encoding fluoride efflux transporter CrcB: MKQLLLVFLGGGLGSVCRYILGKSLNSSTSGIPYGTFLANVLGSLLIGLILGLAAKSQTLNQNQTLLLATGFCGGFTTFSSFAYENHVFLKSGDFMSFAMYTIASFILGFLAVFFGMYLTKLI; encoded by the coding sequence ATGAAACAGTTATTACTTGTATTCTTAGGAGGTGGACTTGGAAGCGTATGCAGATACATACTTGGTAAAAGTCTTAATAGTTCAACATCAGGGATTCCTTACGGAACTTTCTTAGCGAATGTTTTAGGAAGTTTATTAATTGGTCTTATTTTAGGTTTAGCTGCCAAAAGCCAAACCTTAAATCAAAATCAAACGTTGTTATTAGCTACGGGGTTTTGTGGTGGATTTACTACTTTCTCTTCCTTTGCCTATGAGAATCATGTCTTTTTAAAATCTGGCGATTTCATGAGCTTTGCCATGTATACTATAGCAAGTTTTATTCTCGGTTTTTTAGCTGTTTTCTTTGGTATGTATTTAACAAAACTTATATAG
- the tig gene encoding trigger factor: protein MNITKENIDALNAVVKVDIVADDYQDKVTKVLNDYRKTANIPGFRKGHVPMGMVKKQYGKAVMIDEVNKLLQESLNKFLVEEKLDILGNPLPRVQDDFNWDADKFSFEFELGLAPEFDVDLKSDKVKQYNIVATDELIEKEVENIQSRYGKMISKEEATEEANITGTFVNEEKEINKKSTISVKDIKGKTNLKKFVGSKVGDVLELKTKNLFEDEHKLQHALGVSQDDAQGLEVPVTFTIEEINETELAELDQELFDKLFADGSVKTVTDLKDKIKEDAERQFQQQADQQLLNAVTESLVENTKFDLPKEFLQKWLQTAGEKELTIDEAAAEYEKSEKGLRYQLIEGKIMKDNDIKLDYAELVDYAKGFIRAQMAQFGNMNPEEKELDDIAGRILQNQDEAQKLQTQLISQKLLAFYKENMKFDTKEVSYEDFIKEVYNVEK from the coding sequence ATGAATATAACAAAAGAAAACATAGATGCGTTAAACGCAGTTGTAAAAGTTGATATTGTTGCTGATGATTATCAAGATAAAGTAACAAAGGTTTTAAACGATTACCGTAAAACAGCAAACATTCCAGGATTTAGAAAAGGACATGTGCCAATGGGAATGGTAAAGAAGCAATATGGTAAAGCTGTAATGATTGATGAGGTTAATAAGCTTTTACAAGAGTCTTTAAACAAGTTCTTAGTTGAAGAGAAATTAGATATCTTAGGAAATCCATTACCAAGAGTACAAGATGATTTTAACTGGGATGCTGATAAATTTTCATTTGAATTCGAATTAGGTTTAGCACCAGAATTTGATGTTGATTTAAAATCTGATAAAGTAAAGCAATACAACATTGTAGCAACTGATGAGTTAATTGAAAAAGAAGTAGAAAACATTCAATCTCGTTATGGGAAAATGATTTCTAAAGAAGAAGCTACAGAAGAGGCTAACATTACTGGTACTTTTGTTAATGAAGAAAAAGAGATCAATAAGAAATCGACTATTTCTGTAAAAGATATTAAAGGTAAAACAAACTTAAAGAAGTTTGTAGGGTCTAAAGTAGGAGATGTTTTAGAATTAAAAACTAAAAACTTATTCGAAGATGAGCACAAGTTACAGCATGCTTTAGGTGTGTCTCAAGATGATGCTCAGGGATTAGAAGTTCCTGTAACTTTTACTATCGAAGAAATTAACGAAACTGAATTAGCAGAGTTAGATCAAGAGTTATTTGATAAGTTGTTTGCTGACGGAAGTGTAAAAACTGTGACTGATTTAAAAGACAAAATCAAAGAAGACGCAGAAAGACAATTCCAACAACAAGCAGACCAACAATTATTAAATGCTGTAACTGAGAGTTTAGTAGAGAATACTAAATTTGATTTACCAAAAGAATTCTTACAAAAGTGGTTACAAACTGCTGGAGAAAAAGAATTAACAATTGATGAGGCAGCTGCTGAATATGAAAAGTCTGAAAAAGGATTACGTTATCAATTAATCGAAGGAAAGATTATGAAAGATAATGATATCAAGTTAGACTATGCTGAATTAGTAGATTATGCAAAAGGATTTATCCGTGCACAAATGGCTCAGTTTGGAAACATGAATCCAGAAGAAAAAGAGTTAGATGATATCGCAGGAAGAATCTTACAAAATCAAGATGAAGCTCAAAAGTTACAAACGCAATTAATTAGTCAAAAATTATTGGCTTTTTATAAAGAAAACATGAAGTTTGATACGAAAGAAGTTTCTTACGAAGATTTCATAAAAGAAGTGTATAACGTAGAGAAATAA
- the clpX gene encoding ATP-dependent Clp protease ATP-binding subunit ClpX, protein MSKEENLQCSFCGRKKPETDLLIAGLDAHICDKCIEQAHGIVEEEIAEAKTSDLSSDLILKKPKEIKAFLDEYIIGQNQTKKAMSVAVYNHYKRLLQTKDDENEVEIEKSNIVLVGETGTGKTLVARTIARMLNVPFSIVDATVLTQAGYVGEDVESILSRLLQAADYDVEKAERGIVFIDEIDKIARKGDNPSITRDVSGEGVQQALLKLLEGAVVNVAPKGGRKHPEQKFIEVNTKDILFIAGGAFSGIDKIISNRLNMQAVGYSASVEEDKIDQENLLQYIIPSDLKSFGLIPEIIGRLPVLSYMNPLDAKTLRAILTEPKNSIIKQYTKLFTMDDVDFSMTEEALQFIVDKAVEYKLGARGLRSLCEAILTDAMFELPSSEDKEFVVDKEYAENKLTKTALTKLKAAS, encoded by the coding sequence ATGTCGAAAGAAGAAAACTTACAATGTTCGTTTTGTGGTCGTAAAAAACCAGAAACAGATTTATTAATAGCAGGTTTAGATGCTCATATTTGTGATAAATGTATAGAGCAAGCTCATGGTATTGTAGAGGAGGAGATTGCAGAAGCAAAAACTAGTGATTTGTCAAGCGATTTAATCTTAAAAAAGCCGAAAGAAATTAAAGCTTTTTTAGATGAATATATTATTGGGCAAAACCAAACCAAAAAAGCAATGTCTGTTGCTGTTTACAATCACTACAAAAGGTTATTGCAAACCAAAGATGATGAAAATGAGGTAGAGATAGAAAAGTCGAATATTGTTTTAGTAGGAGAAACAGGAACAGGGAAAACATTAGTGGCAAGAACAATTGCAAGAATGTTAAATGTACCCTTTTCTATTGTTGATGCTACGGTTTTAACGCAAGCAGGTTATGTTGGAGAAGATGTAGAGAGTATTTTAAGTAGGTTGTTACAAGCTGCAGATTATGATGTAGAAAAAGCAGAAAGGGGAATTGTATTTATTGATGAAATAGATAAAATTGCTCGTAAAGGAGATAACCCATCAATAACAAGAGATGTATCTGGAGAAGGAGTGCAACAAGCACTTTTAAAATTGTTAGAGGGAGCGGTAGTAAATGTAGCTCCTAAAGGAGGGCGTAAGCATCCAGAACAAAAGTTTATTGAAGTAAATACTAAAGATATTTTATTTATTGCAGGAGGAGCTTTCTCGGGGATTGATAAGATTATTAGTAACCGATTAAATATGCAAGCAGTTGGGTATAGTGCATCGGTTGAAGAAGATAAAATTGATCAAGAAAACTTATTGCAATACATTATTCCTTCTGACTTAAAGAGTTTTGGTTTAATACCTGAGATTATTGGTAGATTACCAGTGTTAAGTTATATGAATCCTTTAGACGCAAAAACGTTAAGAGCTATTTTAACAGAGCCTAAGAATTCTATAATTAAACAATATACAAAGCTGTTTACTATGGATGATGTGGATTTTTCAATGACAGAGGAAGCATTACAATTTATAGTAGATAAAGCTGTAGAGTATAAATTAGGAGCGCGTGGTTTACGTTCGTTGTGTGAGGCCATCTTAACAGATGCAATGTTCGAGTTGCCAAGTAGTGAAGATAAGGAGTTTGTTGTAGATAAAGAATATGCTGAGAATAAGTTAACAAAGACAGCTTTAACAAAACTGAAAGCAGCTTCTTAA
- a CDS encoding crotonase/enoyl-CoA hydratase family protein produces the protein MNEFVVYKEEEIYALVTIKNGKANAISHEVADGLNQALDKAEENQKVVILTGQDGIFSGGYDLKTMTSSPESALELVTKGSKLSHRMLSFPYPIIIACNGHAIAKGAFLLLSADYRLGTEGNFKIGLNEVMIGMTMHNAGIEIAKARLAPVYFERSVSNSEIYTPKDAVNAGFLDKTVPQDHLLPTAIKIAEMFAKLNFRAHKETKLKLRKHYLESIYNAIEQDTKEGLKPPTK, from the coding sequence ATGAATGAATTTGTAGTATATAAAGAAGAGGAGATTTATGCTTTAGTTACCATTAAAAATGGAAAAGCAAATGCTATTTCTCACGAAGTTGCTGATGGCTTAAATCAAGCTTTAGACAAAGCGGAAGAAAACCAAAAAGTAGTCATATTAACTGGACAAGATGGTATTTTTTCTGGGGGTTATGATTTAAAAACAATGACTAGTTCTCCTGAATCAGCTTTAGAATTAGTAACAAAAGGTTCTAAACTTTCACACAGAATGTTATCTTTCCCGTACCCTATAATAATTGCCTGTAATGGTCATGCCATAGCAAAAGGAGCCTTTTTATTATTATCTGCAGATTACCGTCTAGGAACAGAAGGTAACTTTAAAATCGGCTTAAATGAAGTTATGATTGGAATGACAATGCACAATGCTGGTATTGAAATAGCTAAAGCTCGCCTAGCGCCCGTTTATTTCGAAAGAAGTGTAAGCAATTCTGAAATATACACCCCTAAGGATGCTGTAAATGCAGGTTTCTTAGATAAAACAGTACCGCAAGACCACCTTCTTCCAACCGCAATAAAAATTGCAGAAATGTTTGCTAAATTAAATTTTAGAGCTCATAAAGAAACAAAACTAAAACTAAGGAAGCATTATCTAGAAAGCATTTATAATGCCATTGAACAAGATACTAAGGAAGGCTTAAAACCTCCAACAAAATAA
- the dnaG gene encoding DNA primase, with protein MITQQTIDKVFEASRVEEVIGEFVQLKKAGSNFKGLSPFTDEKTPSFVVSPVKQIWKDFSTGKGGNAISFLMEHEHFSYPEAIRWLAKKYNIEIEETEQSDEQKEQMNERESMFLVSKFAKDYFHDVLLNTQQGRAIGLSYFKERGFREETIEKFDLGYCKDEWDNFTNAALKKGYDLKYLKATGLTIVKEGGAEVKKFDRFKGRVMFPIHSMSGRILGFGGRILTNDKKAAKYLNSPESDIYHKSKILYGLYQAKKDIAKQDNCFLVEGYTDVISFHQSGIENVVASSGTALTPDQIRLVNRLTKNITVLFDGDAAGIRASLRGIDLILEQGMNVRVVTFPEGEDPDSFAKAHSTAELKQYLEDKSQDFIEFKVSLLMKDAKNDPVKKAGLIRDIVTSISKIPDGIQREVYVQECARIMDISEQVLFSELAQLISKGNTKKQTSTFNQQNSGADTQVASGGNQSGSRGMALVKNQKQGPPKVDSLFLLEKEIIRILLLYGNEEIDFIDWIEIEGKNGRIELEKEIYTNQISKELYLNLQEDEIEFTNEVFKKIYFELIHQLNQQEKIAIDKLITHVDNEVANMVTTILMDEEKYFLSDWSRKEVTVTETVKILPKLVTDAILNLRRVLIEKKIVGILEDVKTNNSLPDLEEISNYTNLKRRIFEKLNRVI; from the coding sequence ATGATAACCCAACAGACCATAGATAAAGTTTTTGAAGCTTCTCGAGTAGAAGAGGTGATTGGTGAATTTGTACAATTAAAAAAAGCTGGAAGTAATTTTAAGGGATTGAGTCCTTTTACAGATGAAAAAACGCCTTCTTTTGTAGTTTCTCCAGTAAAGCAAATTTGGAAAGATTTTAGTACAGGAAAAGGAGGGAATGCAATTTCATTTTTGATGGAGCATGAGCACTTTTCTTATCCAGAAGCAATTCGATGGCTAGCAAAGAAATACAATATTGAAATAGAAGAAACCGAGCAGTCAGATGAGCAAAAGGAGCAAATGAATGAGAGAGAGAGTATGTTTTTGGTGTCTAAATTTGCCAAAGACTATTTTCATGATGTATTATTAAATACCCAACAAGGAAGAGCTATTGGGTTGTCTTATTTTAAAGAGCGTGGATTTCGAGAAGAAACCATAGAGAAGTTTGATTTAGGATATTGTAAAGATGAGTGGGATAATTTTACAAATGCAGCTCTAAAGAAGGGATATGATTTAAAGTATTTAAAAGCTACAGGATTAACCATTGTAAAAGAAGGTGGGGCAGAAGTAAAGAAGTTCGATCGATTTAAAGGAAGAGTGATGTTTCCAATTCACTCAATGTCTGGAAGAATACTTGGTTTTGGAGGGCGTATTTTAACTAACGATAAAAAAGCGGCAAAATATTTAAACTCTCCAGAGAGTGATATTTACCATAAAAGTAAAATACTTTACGGATTATACCAAGCTAAAAAGGATATTGCTAAACAAGATAATTGCTTTTTAGTAGAAGGTTATACAGATGTTATTTCTTTTCATCAATCAGGAATAGAGAATGTAGTCGCTTCTTCAGGAACCGCATTAACTCCTGATCAAATACGATTAGTTAATCGTTTAACAAAGAATATTACCGTACTGTTTGATGGTGATGCAGCCGGAATTAGAGCTTCTTTAAGAGGAATTGATTTAATACTGGAGCAAGGAATGAATGTTAGGGTAGTAACTTTTCCTGAAGGAGAAGATCCTGATAGTTTTGCCAAAGCTCATTCAACTGCTGAGTTAAAACAGTATTTAGAAGACAAATCGCAAGATTTTATAGAGTTTAAAGTGTCTTTGTTAATGAAAGATGCTAAGAATGATCCTGTTAAAAAAGCGGGCTTAATTAGAGATATTGTAACGAGTATTTCGAAAATTCCTGATGGAATTCAACGTGAAGTATATGTACAAGAATGTGCTCGAATTATGGATATTTCTGAGCAAGTTTTGTTTAGTGAATTGGCCCAACTAATTAGTAAAGGAAATACCAAAAAGCAAACAAGTACTTTTAATCAGCAAAACTCAGGAGCAGATACTCAAGTAGCTTCTGGAGGAAATCAATCGGGATCGAGAGGGATGGCTTTAGTAAAAAATCAAAAGCAAGGACCTCCAAAAGTTGATTCTTTGTTTCTTTTAGAAAAAGAAATTATTAGAATTTTACTGTTGTACGGAAACGAAGAAATAGATTTTATTGATTGGATTGAAATTGAAGGCAAAAATGGTAGGATAGAATTGGAAAAGGAAATTTATACTAATCAAATTTCCAAAGAGCTTTATTTGAATTTACAGGAAGATGAAATAGAGTTTACCAATGAAGTTTTTAAGAAAATCTACTTTGAATTAATTCATCAATTAAATCAGCAAGAAAAAATAGCGATAGATAAATTAATTACTCATGTTGATAATGAAGTTGCAAATATGGTGACTACTATTTTAATGGATGAAGAAAAGTATTTTTTAAGTGATTGGTCAAGAAAAGAAGTAACCGTAACTGAGACGGTAAAGATTCTTCCTAAATTAGTGACAGATGCTATTTTAAACTTACGACGTGTTTTAATAGAGAAGAAAATAGTTGGAATTTTAGAAGATGTAAAAACCAATAATTCGTTACCTGATTTAGAAGAAATATCGAACTATACTAATTTAAAAAGACGAATTTTTGAAAAATTGAATCGTGTGATTTAA
- a CDS encoding phage holin family protein, with protein MKIFLKILLTAIAVIVLANILPGIAVTNYVTAVIVAVTIALLNMFVRPLLVFFTLPATIVTLGLFLFVINAIIVLLAGKLVTGFVVSGFFSALLFSVLLSVFRSVLFSLLKEEKK; from the coding sequence ATGAAAATATTTTTAAAGATTTTATTGACGGCTATAGCGGTAATTGTATTAGCAAACATTTTGCCTGGCATTGCAGTCACTAATTATGTAACAGCAGTAATCGTAGCGGTAACAATTGCTTTGTTAAATATGTTTGTACGCCCTTTGCTCGTGTTTTTTACATTACCAGCGACTATAGTTACCTTAGGGTTGTTTTTATTTGTGATTAATGCTATTATCGTGTTGTTAGCAGGCAAGTTAGTGACAGGGTTTGTGGTAAGCGGATTCTTTTCAGCACTTTTGTTTAGTGTATTATTGTCAGTATTCAGGTCTGTGTTATTTTCGTTGTTGAAAGAAGAAAAGAAATAG
- the clpP gene encoding ATP-dependent Clp endopeptidase proteolytic subunit ClpP, producing MDYGKEFEKYATKHHGISSTYYNKITSSLTPYIMEERQLNITQMDVFSRLMMDRIIFLGTGINDQVANVIQAQLLFLESVDASKDISIYINSPGGGVYAGLGIYDTMQFIKPDVATICTGMAASMGAVLMCAGTKGKRSALPHSRIMIHQPLGGAQGQASDMEITVKEIGKLKTELYNIISKHSGQPFDKVHEDSDRDYWMKADEAKAYGMVDEILSRK from the coding sequence ATGGATTACGGAAAAGAATTCGAAAAGTACGCTACAAAACATCATGGAATTAGTAGTACTTACTATAATAAAATCACTAGTAGTTTAACCCCATATATCATGGAAGAGCGTCAGCTAAACATTACGCAAATGGATGTTTTCTCTCGTTTAATGATGGATCGTATCATCTTCTTAGGTACTGGTATTAACGATCAAGTTGCCAATGTAATTCAAGCACAGTTATTGTTTTTAGAAAGTGTAGATGCTTCTAAAGATATTTCAATCTATATTAACTCGCCAGGAGGAGGTGTATATGCAGGTTTAGGTATTTACGATACCATGCAATTTATTAAACCAGATGTAGCCACTATATGTACAGGTATGGCAGCTTCAATGGGAGCTGTATTAATGTGTGCAGGAACTAAAGGAAAGCGTTCTGCATTACCGCACTCTCGTATTATGATTCACCAACCATTAGGAGGAGCTCAAGGACAAGCTTCAGATATGGAAATTACTGTAAAAGAAATAGGAAAGTTAAAAACAGAATTATACAATATTATTTCTAAGCACTCTGGACAGCCTTTCGACAAAGTTCATGAAGATTCTGATAGAGATTATTGGATGAAAGCAGATGAAGCTAAGGCGTACGGAATGGTAGATGAAATTTTAAGTAGAAAATAA
- the folK gene encoding 2-amino-4-hydroxy-6-hydroxymethyldihydropteridine diphosphokinase gives MKIQRITYLSLGTNQGNKLKNLQDAIHLIAEKVGIIQQIASVYKTASWGFDSDDFYNTCIKVSTYLPPETLINTLLSIEQELGRTRTEEDGYSDRSIDIDILLFDDEIIFSKNLIVPHPKMLERKFVLVPLVEIARNIMHPIKKKHLFICLENCDDTSEILKTNEALIRPVPISEKYNYIAIEGNIGAGKTSLANMLSDDFNAKIVLERFADNPFLPKFYDDNERYAFPLEMSFLADRYQQLSDDLAQFDLFKNFIVSDYYIFKSLIFAQVTLQADEYALYRKMFDLMYKEITKPDLYVYLYQNTERLLQNIKKRGRDYEQNIEASYLQKIHDGYSNFIKTQQNLNILIIDVSELDFVNNPQDYRFIIDKINNHSSTI, from the coding sequence ATGAAGATACAACGCATCACATACTTATCGTTAGGAACAAACCAGGGTAACAAACTTAAAAACCTGCAAGACGCTATACATTTAATTGCAGAAAAAGTTGGAATAATTCAACAAATTGCCTCAGTTTACAAAACAGCTTCTTGGGGATTTGATAGTGATGATTTTTACAACACATGTATTAAAGTATCTACTTATTTACCTCCTGAAACTTTGATAAACACCTTGTTATCAATTGAACAGGAATTGGGAAGAACAAGAACGGAAGAAGATGGTTATTCTGATAGAAGTATTGATATTGACATCCTACTTTTTGATGATGAAATTATTTTTTCGAAAAACTTAATCGTTCCGCATCCTAAAATGTTAGAACGTAAGTTTGTTCTCGTTCCATTGGTTGAGATTGCCAGAAACATAATGCACCCTATTAAGAAAAAGCATTTGTTTATTTGCCTTGAAAATTGTGATGACACTTCTGAGATACTAAAAACTAATGAAGCGTTGATAAGACCAGTTCCTATTTCAGAAAAATACAATTACATCGCTATAGAAGGAAATATTGGTGCAGGAAAGACTTCTTTGGCTAATATGCTTTCTGATGATTTTAATGCTAAAATTGTGTTAGAGCGATTTGCTGACAACCCTTTTTTACCAAAATTTTATGATGATAATGAACGATATGCTTTTCCTTTAGAAATGAGTTTTTTAGCAGATCGTTACCAACAATTATCAGATGATTTGGCACAATTTGACTTATTCAAAAACTTTATTGTTTCTGACTATTATATTTTTAAATCTCTCATTTTTGCTCAAGTAACATTACAGGCAGATGAATATGCACTTTATAGAAAAATGTTCGATTTAATGTATAAGGAAATAACTAAACCTGATTTATACGTATATCTGTATCAAAATACTGAAAGGTTATTACAGAACATTAAAAAACGTGGTCGTGATTACGAACAGAATATTGAAGCTAGTTACTTACAAAAGATTCATGATGGATATAGTAACTTTATCAAAACACAACAAAATCTAAATATTTTAATTATTGACGTATCTGAATTAGATTTTGTAAATAACCCACAAGATTATCGATTTATTATAGATAAAATTAACAACCACTCTTCAACGATATAA